A single region of the Desmonostoc muscorum LEGE 12446 genome encodes:
- a CDS encoding helix-turn-helix domain-containing protein: MSRPFKIEIAESEAELKKRLQTANVGNQKEKLMMLWWIKNGQVHEQQEIGKRLALDTSTVTRWLQRYRVGGLDELLEIKKAPGAKRKIDEVAIAALTEELKTGKGFSSYGAIVEWLKKEQGLEVEYATVYALYQFYMKLHIIEKTNLIN; encoded by the coding sequence ATGAGCCGCCCTTTTAAGATTGAAATTGCAGAAAGCGAAGCAGAACTAAAGAAACGTCTACAAACAGCCAACGTAGGAAACCAGAAAGAAAAACTGATGATGCTGTGGTGGATAAAAAACGGGCAGGTTCATGAACAGCAAGAAATTGGAAAACGCTTGGCTCTAGATACATCAACTGTCACAAGGTGGTTACAAAGATATAGAGTCGGTGGACTAGATGAATTATTAGAAATTAAAAAAGCTCCGGGAGCAAAACGAAAAATTGATGAGGTAGCGATCGCGGCACTAACAGAGGAGTTAAAAACAGGAAAAGGCTTTAGTAGCTATGGTGCAATAGTGGAGTGGTTAAAAAAAGAACAGGGGCTGGAAGTAGAGTATGCAACAGTATATGCGTTATACCAATTTTATATGAAGCTGCATATAATAGAGAAAACAAACTTGATAAATTAA